From the Methanobacterium sp. BAmetb5 genome, the window GTGAATCAAGTAGTAATTATTATTAAATCAAGATCAAATTAACGGTGATTCCAATGGCAAAGAAAGAAAAAAAATACCTTCCCCCCAGTGGAGCAGGTCTGGTAAGGTACTTTGAAGAGGAAACCAAAGGCCCCAAGCTCAGCCCGGAACAGGTAGTCATAATGACAGTAATCCTGGCTGTTTTCTGCATAGCCCTCCGGTTTTCATATTCCTAAGGCCACATCACAACCTAGTTTTGGGAGTTAGGCCCATTTTGATGCTATGCAGAGGAGTAACATCTATTTACTCCCCTGATTAATTAAGGCCTAAAATTTTATTGGTAAAAGTTTTTTTAAAAAGAATTTATTGGATTTTATATTTTAAAAGAGTTTAAGTAGATTTTAAGGAGTTTTAAAACATGGCTATTCACCCCATTGAATTTCGTTATGGAACCCCAGAAATGAAAAAAGTCTGGGAAGCAGAGAATAAACTTCAGAAAATGCTGGAAGTTGAAGCAGCCCTGGCCGAAGCCGAAGCCCAAATGGGCCTGGTACCCCAGGAAGCCGCCCAGGAAATAAGAAATAAGGCTAGCACCCAGTATGTG encodes:
- a CDS encoding preprotein translocase subunit Sec61beta, with product MAKKEKKYLPPSGAGLVRYFEEETKGPKLSPEQVVIMTVILAVFCIALRFSYS